CAACCATTCCGCCGGAACGAGAACTTCAGACGGCCATCCGAAAGATCATCGAAGAACGCTCGAAGCAACCACCGAAGTAACCGTCGGTTCCGCCAATTGAGGGGCGAGCTTTCCGTTGCGATACACCTCCGTCAACATCTGTTTGGCGCGTAACGGAAGGTTCGACTCTTCAACTAATCGCACGACTGCATCAACATCATATTCCTGCCGATGGAGCGTCACGCGATCGCCGTCCAGGATTGCATAACTGAGCCGCGGATCCCCATCCCGAGGCAGGCCAACACTGCCCGGATTGATGACCAGTTTCGACCCAACCTGCACGCAGTACGGATGATGCGTGTGCCCAACACAGACCACATCCACATCCAGGCCATCCAGCCGTTTAGCCCACAATTCCGGATCTGGCGTGGCATATTCATCCATCGGATCACGCGGCGTCGCATGCACGAACAGGTAGCGTTTTCCGCCAATGGTGCGGAAGATGCGCGTGGGTAACCGCCCAAGATACCGGCGCTGCTCCGCCGTCGTTCGCTCCGCACTCAAATAGCGTGTCACACCGGACAGGAAGCGAAATCCGTGCATTCCACAGGTTTGCACGCCCTGCGCCACGGCATGATCGTGGTTTCCACGGACGGTAATCATCGCGTGGCGTTCGACCCAATCGATGCAGCGGCCCGGCTCTGGGCCGTAATCGACGAGATCGCCCAGACAGACACAGCAATCGAACGGTTCTCGAATGGATTGCAATGCGACCCAATTCGCATGAATATCCGAAATCAGCAGAATCCGCATTCCGAACAATCTCGCATCGGCTAGGAATTCAATCGGAAGCCGATCGCGGCAAGCACGTCCGGCGAGACAACGAAGGGCTGCTTGGGAATCGTAGCCCACTGAAAGAGCCTGAGCAAGTCCCGTGCGGAAATCGGCTCGATTCGGTCGATCCAGCCACAGGACCAAGCCAACAAACCGACCACCCGTTCGGCGGCGATCCCCTGCTCCCGAAACGCCGACAATCGCGTATCGCCGTGACGTTTCGCTAACCGTCGCCCATCCGCACCGATCACCAAGGGCACATGGGCGAACTGTGGCTGGGGTAACACAAGTGCTTGATATAACAGGATTTGTCGCGGTGTTGAAGGAAGGAGATCATCGCCGCGAATGACGTGAGTGACGCCCATTTCGGCATCATCCACCACGACCGCTAATTGGTATGCGGGGGTGTCCGCCGATTTCCACACGACGAAATCGCCGCCAATCTCACAAGGATTCAAATGAACTTGGCCCATGAATCCATCGCAAAACGGTCCCGGATCACTGGCCCGAAATCGCCACGCGAATGGTCGCCCGGTTAACGAAGCAGCATCACTCGCACGACGGTTGGCACAATTCCCAGGATAGACCGGCCCCTCATGCTCCCAATGCGGGGCACTGGCCGCGTGTGCGATATCCGACCGCGAACAGGTACAGGGATAGACCCGTTCCTGTTGCTGCAGCTGCGCCAAGGCATCCTGATAGCGCGCGAGTCGTTCCGTCTGTCGGATCGGCCCCACATCCCAATCCAGGCCCAACCATTCCAGATCGACCGCAAGTGATGTCACCGATTCGGGTTTCACGCGCGGAGAATCGATATCCTCGATTCGTAGAATGATCGTCGAATTCTGAGTCCGCGCGGCCAGCCAAGTGATCAGAAACGTTCGCGCGTTGCCCAGATGTTGCGCCCCCGTCGGCGAGGGGGCCAAGCGGGTGACGGTCATGGAGCCAGCCATTTGAGAAACTGATCGTCATTCGGCCATTGGGCATTCTTCAGCACCGCTCGTCCCAAAATGGGGTCGATGAGATCACCCAAAGCGTCCTGCTTGGCATTGACGCTGCCGTTGAGGAGAACCACCCAGACCCGGCCATCGTGCCAGCGGACCATCAGCGACGATGTGCCATCCAACCGCCCATTGTGCCAGATTGTGTTCGCGGTCGCTTCCTTGTTCGGACGCACCAGAAAGCCAAGCCCGTAATAGGTTACCGGCGATTTCGCCCCCTCTTTCGGAGCGATGCCGGTTGGTCGTTGCGTCAACTGATTAACGATCGACGAATCCTTCAATACTCCCAATTTCGGATGATCGAACATCGAGATCACACGGGCCAAATCCGGGGCCGAGGCAATCCACCCGCCCACGGCATCCAGCGTCTCTTGATTCCACGAACCATCCGGCGGCGCGCATTTTCCATCATCGAACAAACTCTGAAGCGATACTTCGGCTGGAAGGTAATACCGTGTCTCATCGGCGGGGCGATCGGCAATTCGACTTCGGCCAATCTGCATCCGCGTAACTCCCAGCGGAGCAAGCACTTGCTGCTGGCAGTAGCGTTCGTAGGGCATCCCGCTGGCTTGCTCGATCAGCCGTCCCAAAATGCTGTACCCAACATTGGAATACACATATTTCGTCCCCGGATCAAACGCCAGCGGTTTGCCCAAGGTGTAGCGCACAATTTCCTGCGTGTTCGGCAGTCGCTCCAACTCCATCGCTTGGCGGATGCGGCGAGGGAGGAAGACGGGGTCGCCGGAGACGGCGCGATCCAGCCCCGCCGTATGCTGCAACAATTGTCGAATCGTGATTTTCGGAATCCGCTCATCGAGCTTCGCATTGGACCGAAGATATGGCTGCAATTGCAGTTGTGGCAGCATTGGCTCGTCGAGTTTGAGTTTCCCCTGCTCTGCCAATTTCAAGACTGCGATGGCGGTGATTGGCTTGCTCACACTGGCGATTCGGAATCGCGTGTTGGGTTGGACGAGCCGCTTGGTGTCACGATCGGCGAACCCGAAACCGCGTGCGTAAACCAGTTTGCCGTCTTTGGCAACCGCCACCGATGCACCCACCACGCCATGTTCGATCATGAAATCGCGCATGGTGTCATCAAGGGACTGCGTCAGTGGATCGCTCGTTCCGGTCATCGGAATCGACGGCTTCGGCTCTTCGCCAATGGCCAGTCGCGTTTCCACCAGCAGCAGGGTCAGTGCCCCCAAAACAGCCCGGATCAGCATGCGTGATGCACCTCATGAAGGTAGCGAGTTTCCAATTCCACGATTCGGGCCAACTGATCCGAATCCAATGCGTCCGGGTTCACACCTTTCAGTTGGACCAGGATTGTCGCGTGGGCGTCATCCAAGCGAAGCCGGTAGCCGTTGAGCGGTGTGGTTTCCCAAGATTCGACCGAACATTCGACTGCTTCGCTTCCCGTGAGCGCGGCCACGGCGGACTCGAGCGATTCGGTCCATTCTCGAAGCAATTCCCAGGGACAATCGGCACGCAATTCCAATCGGGAGAATAGTTCGCGGCGTTGGACTTCCGCCCACGCAAATCGTTGGCACCAATCAGGTTCCATCGACAAATTGGTCATCCAGCACCGATCCTTGCGTCAGAGGCTCGTCGGGGTTGGCCAGTAGAATGGCCAGAAACATCGTCTGAGGGATATTCGCCAGAATCGTCCGCATGACAACCACCAACGGCACCGCCAAAATCATCCCGGGAATCCCCCACAGGCTTCCCCAAAATGCCAGCGAGAGAATCACCACCAATGGCGAAAGGTCTAACCGCTTTCCGATCAACCAAGGCTCGACCACGATGCCGATGAATTGCTGCACTCCCGTGAGAATCAGGAGCAATGCCGCCGCATGCACCAAACTGCCAGTCTGCACCCAGTCGAGCAGCACCGGCAGCAGCACCGCGACGAAACTACCCAGGTATGGAATGAAATTGGCGACAAAGGTCAACACGCTCCAGAGAATCGTGAAATCGACATCGAAGATCCAAAGCGCCAGCCCGGTTAGGATCCCCGTCAACAGACTGACGAATGTTTTGACAGCGATGTAGCGAGCAATCGCCGAGTTGATCGTCTTCACGATCGCAAGCACTTGCGAGGATCGCTGTCCGGTCAGTGCTCGAATGATTCGCTTCTCGAAGGTCGCCTGTTCCGCCAGCCAGAACATCAAGAAGACAAGAATCACGCCGAGCAACGACAGAATGCCGACCATGCTATCGAAGGTGGTCCCCAAAATTCGACCCACCATCTGATTGACGCGTTCCGGATCGCCAAAGAACGATTCCACACTTTTGCCGATGGCGTCGGGATTGGTTCCAGGCACGATTGTCGCCAACCACACCGCCTGAATCTGGAAGCGTTCCTCGTAGATCGGCAAGCGTGTGCGAAAGTCGCGAACACTGCTCACCACCAGTTGCGTCACCATCAGAATGCTCAAGATGAGCACCAATGTCAGAATTCCATAGGCCCAGATGACCGGCACGCCACGTCGGGTTAACCACCGCCGCGCAGGGATGACGAGGTAGCCCAGGAAGACCGCGATAAACAGCGGTTGCAGAACGCTCGCAAATTCGCGGAGCAAATAGACAATTAGCGAAAAAACAATCAGGCTATACGCCAGCATTTGGAGCCGTTGTCCAAAGTCCAGCACCGAAGAAGTCGAAGAATTTTCTGCCGATGCCGCCATTTCGTCCATTTCCTGGGTCAAGTCGCTCTTGAGTTCGAGGCGAATTGCCACTATGGTAATGCTTAGTAATGGTTTCGGGAATGGCCAAGTGGCGGAATGGCAGACGCACTCGACTCAAAATCGAGCGCCCAAAAGGCGTGTGGGTTCGACTCCCACCTTGGCCACTCAAACACCCTGCGAGTTTCTCGCGGGGTGTTTTCATTTTCATCGGCATCCAACCAACGATGCACCTGTATCCAACAACAACCCCCGCCGTGCGATGATTCACACGGCGGGGGCATTGCATTTCAACGATCGTCTGATTACTTACTTCCCGGTGACAATTGCCACTCGCGCGGGCGATCCCGGCGAATCGAGCAACTCCACCCGATACGGTGCCTGACGATTCGAATCACTGCTCACCAGTGTAACCGTATGAACACCCACCGGCAGATCCACCGTGATGCGATCACTGACCGGAGTCGGCGTCGCTCCCACCCACAGGCGAAGTCCTTGCGGATTCGCAATCGCTAGCTCGAACTTTCCTGCAGTCGTCACATCAATTTGGAATCGGGCTAGCTTCAGGCGATTCAGACTCACCATCGGCAGTTCCCCGGAGACCATGCTGTACACCGCTTCGGTCGGCACTCCGCCGTTGGCCAGGAATTGCTCGAAGCTGCCGTCGCTTTTCGCCAGCAGTTTCTCCAACTCGGGCGATTCGGGGAATTGCTGCCACGATCGCACCAAGCGGGCCTTGGTCAAGGCATACGGGCCGAGTTTGCCCAATTCGGAGAGGAACCGCACCAGATCGACCAATTCCGCGCGAGTGAGCGTATCGACCAGCCCTTCCGGCATCAGCGATTTCCCATCCGCACGTTCTTCGATCAACTTAGTCGGGATGACTTGATCCTTGCCATCGGCCCCGCGAAGGATCAGTTCTCCGTTTGCTTCCCGAACCTTAATCCCCGTCACGACTTGGCCCGTTTCCAGACCAATCACATACGAGTTATACCCTTCCTTGATCGCCTTATTCGGCATCAGCAGCGATTCGACCAGATAATCGACCGGGGCACTCGCTCCAATGCTCGTCAGATCCGGTCCGACCTGCCCGCCTGCCCCACCAACTCCGTGGCACTTCAGGCATTGCTGTTCCGACTTGCGGAAAATCAACTCCCCACGGGCGGCATTCCCTTGCGATTGCACATCGGCCAAGAATTGCTGCATTTCGCTGGGCGAAAGCGTCCGCGTCTTGGCATTCAGCGAACCGGACTTGCTGAATTCGGCAATCAACGCATCATCTGGACGACCGGTGGCGCGAATCGCGCGAATCGCCAGTTTCGCCACATCCGGCGACACCGTCTTGCCTTCCAGAGCGGCTCGCAACTTTCCGGGTGCGGTTTTTCGGGTCGCAATCGCCGTAACCAGTTCGCTGATATCGAGTTTCGCCGTTGCGGGCTCTTGCAGGAAGGTCAACGCACTGGCCACGGCCGCCGCATCATCCACTTCCAAGTAGGCGATCAATGCTTGCTGACGAATCGCCGCATCCGCCGATTTCGCAAGGGTTTGCAGCGTTTCGAGCGTCGCCTTGCCACCGAGTGCGAGCAAGCCATCCAAAGCCGCCTGCCGAAGACTCGGCGAGGCCATCGCCGACGAAGCGATGCGCGCCAGCGGTTCCCGGGCCGCCTCGAGTTTCCAACGACCGGCCAAACGAACAGCCGCCACTCGGGTGGCATCGTTGTCGCTGGCTAGCAACTTGAGGACGGTCTCACGATCGCCGGTCGGCTCGACCTTCCGCACACGGGCCGCCTGTTCGAGCGCGGCCAAGAGCGGTGCTTGGCGTGCGGCTGGCGAGGCGAGCAGACGATCGTACACCAATCGCAACTCATTGGGGCCACCCAGGTTGGCGAGCATCCCCAGCACCGCAGCTTCGCTATCCGCCGACACTTTGCCCGCCTTCACCAACGCCACCAATGGCGGTACGACATCGTTTGACCCGGCGGCTTTCAGAGCGAACAGCAGATGCGACGAATTGCCGCCGAAGGTGATCTGCCCTTCGCGCAGTGCGGGCAGCCACTCATCGCGACGTTCCCATGCGGTTAACCACAGTGCATAGTCCAGGAAGCGATCGACCGGCTTATCCAACGCCAACATCGCCAGTTCGATTGCCCGAGGTTGCGGGATTCCGGCCAAAGCACGGACCGCTTCCAGACGGACGCGGGGGTGTTCATCGACAACGCGAGTCGCCAGCAGTTCCAACGCATTCGGCAGACGTTCGGACCATTGCGAGACGACCCGCGTGGCCGCTTCACGAATCCGCGGTTCGCCCGCTCGCAGCAATTGCTGCAACAGTTCCGGTTGGAGAATATCCAACGATTGATACATCCAAAGCGCTTCCAAGCGATGATGCTCGACTTGCGCTCCCGTCGTCGGCAGCGCAGCCAGCCAGCGATCCAATTCCGGACGCACGGCATCCGCACCGCGTTCCTTCAGCACGCGCTTCGCTTGTTGGCGATTGTAGGCAATCGGCGATTTCAGTTGATCCAGCAATTCCGGCGTGCTCAACGCGGTGAAGTCGATCACCTTTTGCAGCGGCTTGCCCTTGTAGGTGATCCGCCAGATTCGACCGTGAGTCTTATCCCGACGCGGATCGCGGAAATCGACTTCGCCATGGTTGATAATCGGGTTGTACCAGTCGGCAATGTAAATCGCCCCATCCGGTCCCACCTTGATATCCACGGGACGGAACGCCGGGTGATTCGACTTAATCAGTTCGACCTGTTCCCGCGAGGCGAACCCGGCCCCATCTTCCCGCAGCACGAATCGACAGACCCGATGTGCGCGAAAATCATTGGTCAGCAGGTTGCCTTGCCATTCATCCGGCATGTTGGCGCTGCTGATGGTTTCCAGGCCGCAATACTTCGGACTTCCCGGATTCAGCCCTTGCAGCGTTCGGGCCGCACCCACCGCCGTGACATAATAGGCACCCGGCAGCGCATAGTTGATCCCTTCGCCACCCGCGCCATCGGTCAGGAACGAAGTGCCGTAATGATCCCAGTGGTGGCCCCAACCATTGACCAACCCTCGCACGAACACCTCGATCCGACCCGTTTCAGGGCGATACATCCACACCCCGCCGCCGAGCAATCGACGTGGCCCGAAGGGAGTCTCCAGGTGCGAGTGAATGTAAATCGATTGATTGAAGTAGAGCTGACCGTCTTGTCCCCAACGGAACGTGTGAATGATGTGGTGCGTGTCTTCGGTGCCGAAGCCGGAGAGCATCACCTTGGTGCGATCGGCTTTCCCGTCGCCGTTGGTGTCGGCCATGTGCAGCAGTTCGGTCGAATTGGCAACATAGGCACCGCCGTCGCCCGGCTCCACGCCGGTCGGAATCAGCAGCCCATCGGCAAATACGGTCGTTTTGTCGGCTTTGCCATCGTGATTAGTATCCTCCAAAATGAGGATCTTATCCGTGGGCTGCTGTCCGGGCTTCACCTGCGGATAGACTTCGCTGGCGGCCACCCAGAGTCGCCCCTTGGGGTCGAAATTCATCTGAATCGGCTTGGCCAACATCGGGTCAGCGGCATAGAGGCTGACCTCGAATCCTTCCGGCACTTGGAACGTCTTGCGTTCGATTTCCGGATCGGGATCGGGGACGGTTGCATTTCGCTGGGCCGACGCCATCGGCACCAGCCACAACAATGAGAAGCCCACCAGAAGCGGGCGAAGGATAGCATAACGCATATGTGACAATCTCAACGAGGGAGAGGAGCGGTCTGGGGTTCCATCACGAGGGTAACCGGCTTGGGGTGTCGCAATTCGGCGATTTGCTTTTCCGCCGCAGCGATCAGCGGATCAAATTGGGCGAGTTCCTTAAAATTTTGTCCCTGTTCATGCTTCCGGAATCCGTACAAGTACGTGTCGTTCTGCGGTCGCCACTTATTGAAGTAATGCTGATTCTTCAGCACGACTTGCTTGCGGACTTGTTCGGATTGCTCGAACATCGGTCCACGCGTGATGGTGACGCCCTTGGCGAGATCCGCAGCCGACACGGTCCCAAGATCCGCATTCCCGGCACGCAGTTGGAAGTTCCCTTCCCAACCGGTCGCGACGATCTTCCGCAACTCGTGGGGGGGATAGGCCGCATCTGGCAGCGTCGGCAGAAACGTCGGCAACGGCAACGTCGCATCGTGCAACTGGAGCGTGACTTTCTTCCCGGCGGGTTCGGCAGTCGCGGTCACTCCCGACTGCTTCGCCACGGTGCCATCCGCATTCAGCGAAACCGACCACGGTTGATCCGACGCAAACAGATCGGCGAACAGCGTTGCCGTGCGACGATACCCCGCCGCCGAGAGATGCAACCCGTTATCCGTGCGGTGGATGCGCTTCCATTCGGCGGGCATGGCATCGATTCGCGGTTGAATGTCGATCGTCGGCAGGCCACGCTTCGCGGCAATGTCTCGAATCCGCTGACGATACACTTCCAAACGAGCGTTGGTGGCTTCGACCGACGGTAGCGGTGCGGGCATCGACTCCGCCAACGGCGGGAGCATCAGCACCATGCGGGCTTTGGCGGGCGACAAATCGTTCAATAGTCGTTCGTATTGCTTCGCGAATCGTTCCAATCCCGAATTACCGGCATACGATTCGTTCAGCCCATAATTGAGGAGAATCACGGTCGGCTTTTCGGTGATCGTCTGTTCGACGAGTCGTTGATAGCCTTTTTCGGGGGGATCGAACCAGGCGCGGGCTTCGCCAAAGACGGTGTCACCCGACCAGCCCAAATTCCGAACGGTGAGATCGAGGTTGGGGTGTCGCAGCATCAGCGCGGTTTCCCAATACCCTTCGCGCTGTTCCCGTTCGATTAACGTCCCACCGACGAGGACGATGCGATCGCCACTGCGGAGGGAGACGGCAGGAGGCTCGGCGGCGATGCCAGGAGAGAATCGCCCGAATACCAGCCAGGCTGCCAAAAGGATTCCAAAACGCTTCACGATCAAGCCTCCGAGTCGAGGATCATCCGGCGAGAACGGTTCCAGGGTAACCGTTGAGTTTCGCCTGTCAATCACGCGACTCGGAGATTCTGGATTCCGCGGGGTGAGAATTACGGATTCGCCAGCTTGGCAATGTAGACCGAATCTTCATTCAGCGTAATCAAATGCTCGCCATCGGCAGTCAGCACGAATCCACCCAAATGATGCGGAAACTTCCAGGATTTCTGCACCGCTCCTTGCAGCGTCGCAAAGATAATCTCGTCGTCGTCCCGATTCTTAACCAAGGCAATCAGCTTGGTGCCATCCGGCGTGAACCGCACTTGTCGCACATTGGGACGGGGCGCGCGAAAACTTCCCAATTCTTTGGGATGTTGCTCATCTGTCCGCCAAATGCGAATGAGACTATCGCCATACGAACCCGAAGCCATGAGCCGACCATCGGACGAAAACGCAACCGAGGCTACCGGCTTTTCGTGCTTCAGCACATCCAGCGCTTCGGGTGGATCGGTCGCAAGATCCCACATGCGCAAGGTCAGGTCATCCGCACCGGAGCTGGCCAACACCGCAGAATCCGGTGTGAAGGCCAAATCGCGGACATATTTTTCATGCCCTTCCAACTTGGCACGCAATTTCGGCGGCATCGAGCTGGCATCCCACACGCGAATCAGCCCATCCGAGCCACCACTGACCAGTGTTTTGCCATCGGGTGCATAGGCGATCGTGTAAATGGGCCCACCCGTATGTGCTTCTTTGATGATCGCACGGCTGGCGATCGGTGTGGCGGCGACGCTCCAGAAATGCAAATTGCCTTCCGCATCGCCCATGGCCAAGATGTTGCCGCTGGGAGAGTATGCCGTGCAGACAATTTTCGACGGGAATCGCTTGGTGAGAATGACCGATTTCAGCGAGGGGATGCCATACAGTTGCAGTTTGCCATTGGGAGCGGTCATGGCAATCTGTTTATTTTCGGGGTGGACCGCCAGCGTATCGATTCGCCCCTCGGCCGCACCGAGCATGACGAACAACTCACTCGAAAGATCGCTTGATGGCTTCAGAGACGCGGGTAACTTCACATTGGCCAACGCCTCGAATCCCGTCGTGGCTTTGGTCCCTTTGTTTTGTCCGGAAGTGGTCGCGGGCAGCGCAATCATGGTCATGCCCAACAAACACCCCAACCCGAACATTCGCCGCCAATCACTCATCGATCTTCCTTTCGTTTGGAGGACATCACGACCCCACTTGCGTAGTATAGCGTCAATCTTCTGACGTTGTCGACGTTCGCCGTGTTCCGTCGGATTGCCAAGTTGGGTCAATCCGATTCCACCGCCGGGAGACGATTCGTGGCAACTGTTTTGGAACAAACACTTTACAGAGTCCGAAAGTTTCGGTCGAATAGAGACAACGAGCGTTTCTCACGCACGCTGCGCGATTGATGCTACCGACTTGAAGGATTGCTATGCCGATTCGTGTCGCGATTCACCATAAAACGACGTATCATTACGACCGTCTCGTTGCGCTCTCCCCGCAAGTGATCCGGCTCCGTCCCGCTCCTCATACGCGGACGCCGATTGTCTCGTATTCGTTGAAACTACAACCAAACGGTCACTTCCTCAATTGGCAACAAGACCCTTACGCGAATTATCTCGCCCGCGCGGTCTTCCCCAATAAAACGCGGATCTTCTCCGTGGAAGTGGATGTCGTCGCCGATATGGTGGCGTACAACCCGTTCGATTTCTTCCTGGATGATTACGCCGAGAACTTCCCGTTCCAATACGAGGAATCGCTCGCGCGTGAACTCGCCCCATATCTCGAAACCGCGCCGCTCTCCCCGCGATTTGAGAAGCGGCTGGCCGAGATCAATCGCTCGCCGCGTCGCACGGTCATCTTCCTTTCCGATCTGAATGCCGCGCTCCAACGCGAGATTCGCTATCTGATTCGGATGGAACCAGGGGTGCAGACCTGCGAAGAAACGCTCGAAAAAATGAGCGGCTCCTGTCGCGATTCCGCGTGGCTGCTGGTGCAGTTGCTGCGCCATAGTGGGT
This DNA window, taken from Tuwongella immobilis, encodes the following:
- a CDS encoding metallophosphoesterase family protein, translated to MRILLISDIHANWVALQSIREPFDCCVCLGDLVDYGPEPGRCIDWVERHAMITVRGNHDHAVAQGVQTCGMHGFRFLSGVTRYLSAERTTAEQRRYLGRLPTRIFRTIGGKRYLFVHATPRDPMDEYATPDPELWAKRLDGLDVDVVCVGHTHHPYCVQVGSKLVINPGSVGLPRDGDPRLSYAILDGDRVTLHRQEYDVDAVVRLVEESNLPLRAKQMLTEVYRNGKLAPQLAEPTVTSVVASSVLR
- the gluQRS gene encoding tRNA glutamyl-Q(34) synthetase GluQRS, giving the protein MAGSMTVTRLAPSPTGAQHLGNARTFLITWLAARTQNSTIILRIEDIDSPRVKPESVTSLAVDLEWLGLDWDVGPIRQTERLARYQDALAQLQQQERVYPCTCSRSDIAHAASAPHWEHEGPVYPGNCANRRASDAASLTGRPFAWRFRASDPGPFCDGFMGQVHLNPCEIGGDFVVWKSADTPAYQLAVVVDDAEMGVTHVIRGDDLLPSTPRQILLYQALVLPQPQFAHVPLVIGADGRRLAKRHGDTRLSAFREQGIAAERVVGLLAWSCGWIDRIEPISARDLLRLFQWATIPKQPFVVSPDVLAAIGFRLNS
- a CDS encoding serine hydrolase domain-containing protein, whose protein sequence is MLIRAVLGALTLLLVETRLAIGEEPKPSIPMTGTSDPLTQSLDDTMRDFMIEHGVVGASVAVAKDGKLVYARGFGFADRDTKRLVQPNTRFRIASVSKPITAIAVLKLAEQGKLKLDEPMLPQLQLQPYLRSNAKLDERIPKITIRQLLQHTAGLDRAVSGDPVFLPRRIRQAMELERLPNTQEIVRYTLGKPLAFDPGTKYVYSNVGYSILGRLIEQASGMPYERYCQQQVLAPLGVTRMQIGRSRIADRPADETRYYLPAEVSLQSLFDDGKCAPPDGSWNQETLDAVGGWIASAPDLARVISMFDHPKLGVLKDSSIVNQLTQRPTGIAPKEGAKSPVTYYGLGFLVRPNKEATANTIWHNGRLDGTSSLMVRWHDGRVWVVLLNGSVNAKQDALGDLIDPILGRAVLKNAQWPNDDQFLKWLAP
- a CDS encoding AI-2E family transporter translates to MAIRLELKSDLTQEMDEMAASAENSSTSSVLDFGQRLQMLAYSLIVFSLIVYLLREFASVLQPLFIAVFLGYLVIPARRWLTRRGVPVIWAYGILTLVLILSILMVTQLVVSSVRDFRTRLPIYEERFQIQAVWLATIVPGTNPDAIGKSVESFFGDPERVNQMVGRILGTTFDSMVGILSLLGVILVFLMFWLAEQATFEKRIIRALTGQRSSQVLAIVKTINSAIARYIAVKTFVSLLTGILTGLALWIFDVDFTILWSVLTFVANFIPYLGSFVAVLLPVLLDWVQTGSLVHAAALLLILTGVQQFIGIVVEPWLIGKRLDLSPLVVILSLAFWGSLWGIPGMILAVPLVVVMRTILANIPQTMFLAILLANPDEPLTQGSVLDDQFVDGT
- a CDS encoding PVC-type heme-binding CxxCH protein yields the protein MRYAILRPLLVGFSLLWLVPMASAQRNATVPDPDPEIERKTFQVPEGFEVSLYAADPMLAKPIQMNFDPKGRLWVAASEVYPQVKPGQQPTDKILILEDTNHDGKADKTTVFADGLLIPTGVEPGDGGAYVANSTELLHMADTNGDGKADRTKVMLSGFGTEDTHHIIHTFRWGQDGQLYFNQSIYIHSHLETPFGPRRLLGGGVWMYRPETGRIEVFVRGLVNGWGHHWDHYGTSFLTDGAGGEGINYALPGAYYVTAVGAARTLQGLNPGSPKYCGLETISSANMPDEWQGNLLTNDFRAHRVCRFVLREDGAGFASREQVELIKSNHPAFRPVDIKVGPDGAIYIADWYNPIINHGEVDFRDPRRDKTHGRIWRITYKGKPLQKVIDFTALSTPELLDQLKSPIAYNRQQAKRVLKERGADAVRPELDRWLAALPTTGAQVEHHRLEALWMYQSLDILQPELLQQLLRAGEPRIREAATRVVSQWSERLPNALELLATRVVDEHPRVRLEAVRALAGIPQPRAIELAMLALDKPVDRFLDYALWLTAWERRDEWLPALREGQITFGGNSSHLLFALKAAGSNDVVPPLVALVKAGKVSADSEAAVLGMLANLGGPNELRLVYDRLLASPAARQAPLLAALEQAARVRKVEPTGDRETVLKLLASDNDATRVAAVRLAGRWKLEAAREPLARIASSAMASPSLRQAALDGLLALGGKATLETLQTLAKSADAAIRQQALIAYLEVDDAAAVASALTFLQEPATAKLDISELVTAIATRKTAPGKLRAALEGKTVSPDVAKLAIRAIRATGRPDDALIAEFSKSGSLNAKTRTLSPSEMQQFLADVQSQGNAARGELIFRKSEQQCLKCHGVGGAGGQVGPDLTSIGASAPVDYLVESLLMPNKAIKEGYNSYVIGLETGQVVTGIKVREANGELILRGADGKDQVIPTKLIEERADGKSLMPEGLVDTLTRAELVDLVRFLSELGKLGPYALTKARLVRSWQQFPESPELEKLLAKSDGSFEQFLANGGVPTEAVYSMVSGELPMVSLNRLKLARFQIDVTTAGKFELAIANPQGLRLWVGATPTPVSDRITVDLPVGVHTVTLVSSDSNRQAPYRVELLDSPGSPARVAIVTGK
- a CDS encoding SGNH/GDSL hydrolase family protein, whose product is MKRFGILLAAWLVFGRFSPGIAAEPPAVSLRSGDRIVLVGGTLIEREQREGYWETALMLRHPNLDLTVRNLGWSGDTVFGEARAWFDPPEKGYQRLVEQTITEKPTVILLNYGLNESYAGNSGLERFAKQYERLLNDLSPAKARMVLMLPPLAESMPAPLPSVEATNARLEVYRQRIRDIAAKRGLPTIDIQPRIDAMPAEWKRIHRTDNGLHLSAAGYRRTATLFADLFASDQPWSVSLNADGTVAKQSGVTATAEPAGKKVTLQLHDATLPLPTFLPTLPDAAYPPHELRKIVATGWEGNFQLRAGNADLGTVSAADLAKGVTITRGPMFEQSEQVRKQVVLKNQHYFNKWRPQNDTYLYGFRKHEQGQNFKELAQFDPLIAAAEKQIAELRHPKPVTLVMEPQTAPLPR
- a CDS encoding WD40 repeat domain-containing protein, with the translated sequence MSDWRRMFGLGCLLGMTMIALPATTSGQNKGTKATTGFEALANVKLPASLKPSSDLSSELFVMLGAAEGRIDTLAVHPENKQIAMTAPNGKLQLYGIPSLKSVILTKRFPSKIVCTAYSPSGNILAMGDAEGNLHFWSVAATPIASRAIIKEAHTGGPIYTIAYAPDGKTLVSGGSDGLIRVWDASSMPPKLRAKLEGHEKYVRDLAFTPDSAVLASSGADDLTLRMWDLATDPPEALDVLKHEKPVASVAFSSDGRLMASGSYGDSLIRIWRTDEQHPKELGSFRAPRPNVRQVRFTPDGTKLIALVKNRDDDEIIFATLQGAVQKSWKFPHHLGGFVLTADGEHLITLNEDSVYIAKLANP